One Fusobacterium ulcerans DNA segment encodes these proteins:
- the pflB gene encoding formate C-acetyltransferase, which yields MKYWNGFKGDLWQKEINVRDFIQCNYTPYEGDESFLVKSTENTKKVWDKLTEMFKEEREKGIYDAETKKPQAIDAYGPGYIEKDAEAIVGLQTDAPLKRGIYPKGGLRMVKNSLEAFGYKIDPMTEEIFTKYRKTHNEGVFSAYTDEMKAARKYGIITGLPDAYGRGRIIGDYRRVALYGIDRLIEDKKNQMKILEIPEMDDETIRRREETHEQIQALKRFVKMCASYGFDVTRPAENAKEAVQFVYFGYLAATKDQDGAAMSLGRTSTFLDIYIQRDLEAGLITEEEAQELIDQFIIKLRIIRFLRTPEYDALFSGDPTWTTESLGGQGVDGRTLVTKTSFRYLHTLYNLGPAPEPNLTVLWSVNSPENWKNYCAKVSIDTSSIQYENDDLMRPEFGDDYGIACCVSPMKIGKGMQFFGARANLAKTLLYALNGGKDEKTGVQVAPKFEPVTGDYLEFDEVVEKFEQMMKWLAGVYVNALKIIHYMHDKYAYEAFEMGLHDLDIERTQATGIAGLSIVADSLAAIRDTKVKVIRNEEGLIVDFEREGDYIPYGNNEESTDELAVKVTEKFMNYLRTHETYRHSRATQSILTITSNVVYGKKTGNTPDGRRAGTPFAPGANPMNGRDTRGAIASLASVAKLPFHHSNDGISYTFAIAPGALGKTQEDRVENLVSMMDGYFTPEGGQHLNVNVFDRELLEDAMENPEKYPQLTIRVSGYAVNFVRLTREQQLDVLSRTINGRM from the coding sequence ATGAAATATTGGAATGGTTTTAAAGGGGACCTTTGGCAAAAAGAGATAAATGTAAGAGATTTTATACAATGCAACTACACTCCGTATGAAGGAGATGAATCTTTTTTAGTTAAATCCACTGAAAATACCAAGAAAGTATGGGATAAGCTTACTGAAATGTTTAAAGAGGAAAGGGAAAAAGGTATCTATGATGCTGAAACAAAAAAACCTCAAGCAATTGATGCTTATGGACCTGGATATATTGAAAAAGATGCTGAGGCTATTGTTGGACTTCAAACTGATGCTCCTCTAAAAAGAGGAATCTATCCAAAAGGTGGACTTAGAATGGTAAAAAATTCTCTAGAAGCTTTTGGATATAAAATTGATCCAATGACAGAAGAAATATTTACAAAATATAGAAAAACTCATAATGAAGGAGTTTTCTCTGCATATACTGATGAAATGAAAGCAGCAAGAAAATATGGGATTATAACTGGACTTCCTGATGCTTATGGAAGAGGAAGAATAATAGGGGATTACAGAAGAGTAGCTCTTTATGGAATAGATAGACTAATAGAAGATAAGAAAAATCAAATGAAAATATTAGAAATTCCTGAAATGGATGATGAAACTATCAGAAGAAGAGAAGAAACTCATGAGCAAATTCAAGCATTAAAAAGATTTGTAAAAATGTGTGCTTCTTATGGTTTTGACGTTACAAGACCAGCAGAAAATGCAAAAGAAGCTGTACAATTTGTATACTTTGGATATCTTGCAGCAACTAAAGATCAAGATGGAGCTGCTATGTCATTAGGAAGAACTTCGACTTTCTTAGATATTTATATTCAAAGAGATCTTGAAGCTGGACTTATAACTGAAGAAGAAGCTCAGGAGCTTATAGACCAATTTATAATAAAGCTAAGAATAATCAGATTCTTAAGAACACCTGAATATGATGCACTATTCTCAGGAGATCCTACATGGACTACTGAATCATTGGGAGGACAAGGTGTAGATGGAAGAACTCTTGTAACTAAGACATCTTTCAGATATCTTCATACTCTATATAACCTAGGACCAGCTCCAGAACCAAATTTAACAGTTCTTTGGTCAGTAAATTCTCCAGAAAACTGGAAAAACTATTGTGCAAAAGTATCAATAGATACATCTTCTATTCAATATGAAAATGATGATTTAATGAGACCAGAATTTGGAGATGACTATGGAATAGCTTGTTGTGTATCTCCTATGAAAATAGGAAAAGGAATGCAGTTCTTTGGAGCTAGAGCAAATCTTGCTAAAACTCTTCTTTATGCATTAAATGGTGGAAAAGACGAGAAAACAGGAGTTCAAGTGGCACCTAAATTTGAACCTGTAACTGGAGATTATTTAGAATTTGATGAAGTAGTTGAAAAATTTGAACAAATGATGAAATGGCTTGCAGGTGTGTATGTAAATGCTTTAAAAATAATTCACTATATGCATGATAAATATGCATATGAAGCATTTGAAATGGGGTTACATGATCTTGATATTGAAAGAACTCAAGCTACAGGTATAGCAGGACTTTCAATAGTTGCTGACTCACTTGCAGCTATAAGAGATACAAAAGTAAAAGTGATAAGAAATGAAGAGGGATTAATTGTAGATTTTGAAAGAGAAGGAGACTATATTCCTTATGGAAATAATGAAGAATCTACAGATGAACTTGCTGTAAAAGTTACTGAGAAATTCATGAATTATTTAAGAACACATGAAACTTACAGACATTCAAGAGCAACTCAGTCTATCCTTACTATAACTTCAAACGTTGTATATGGTAAGAAAACAGGAAATACTCCAGATGGAAGAAGAGCAGGAACTCCATTTGCACCAGGAGCAAACCCAATGAATGGAAGAGATACTAGAGGAGCAATAGCTTCCCTTGCATCAGTTGCAAAATTACCATTCCACCATTCAAATGATGGAATATCATATACATTTGCAATAGCTCCAGGAGCATTAGGAAAAACTCAAGAAGACAGAGTAGAAAATCTTGTTTCTATGATGGATGGATACTTCACTCCAGAAGGAGGACAACATCTTAATGTCAATGTTTTTGACAGAGAATTGTTAGAAGATGCAATGGAAAATCCTGAAAAATATCCACAACTTACAATCAGAGTATCTGGGTATGCAGTAAACTTTGTAAGATTAACAAGAGAACAACAATTAGATGTATTATCAAGAACAATTAATGGAAGAATGTAA
- a CDS encoding DUF975 family protein, whose product MVGINIGNIKNESLNTLKNNWGTGVLIHICFFLISLLLEVLNSLEELVFNQVENSLLLLLIFLVIFIIMNISLTNANVMGSLKCFLELAKGNKLEVKHYSFGFNYMFTAFRVGGAFCLFTFLWSLLLVIPGIIKSISYSMSLLIAIEYPEISGREALKLSMKITDGYKWDIFLLGLSFIGWIILCVLTLGIGFLWLSSYIDTAYCILYLKLKRNRMELFEELDSEKEIYL is encoded by the coding sequence ATGGTAGGAATCAATATAGGTAATATTAAAAATGAAAGTCTAAATACTCTAAAAAATAACTGGGGAACTGGAGTATTAATACATATTTGCTTCTTTTTAATTTCTCTTCTTTTAGAAGTATTAAATTCTTTGGAGGAATTAGTTTTCAACCAAGTAGAAAATAGTTTATTGTTACTTTTAATTTTTCTTGTTATCTTTATTATTATGAATATTTCTCTTACAAATGCAAATGTTATGGGAAGCCTTAAATGTTTTCTTGAATTAGCTAAAGGAAATAAATTAGAAGTTAAACATTATTCTTTCGGTTTTAATTACATGTTTACTGCTTTTAGAGTAGGTGGAGCTTTTTGTTTATTTACATTTTTATGGTCTCTCCTTCTTGTTATTCCTGGAATTATAAAAAGCATTAGCTACTCTATGTCACTTCTTATAGCAATTGAATATCCTGAAATTTCAGGAAGAGAAGCTTTGAAATTAAGCATGAAAATAACAGATGGATATAAATGGGATATTTTCCTTTTAGGTTTATCTTTTATAGGATGGATTATTTTATGTGTTCTAACTTTAGGTATTGGTTTCCTATGGCTTAGTTCATATATCGATACTGCTTATTGTATTCTCTACTTAAAATTAAAACGTAATAGAATGGAATTGTTTGAAGAATTGGATTCAGAAAAAGAAATTTATCTTTAA
- a CDS encoding CatB-related O-acetyltransferase → MNIKEKRRKIIPDPNEIFPCEYKNMCYIKNEVKASNIEIGDYTYYSDENDSVNFEKNNILFNYPEFGDKLIIGKFCSIAQGTKIIMGSANHRITSISTYPFNVFGGIWEEKTPSHLSQLPFKGDTIIGNDVWLGRESVIMPGVKIGDGAIIAAYSVVAKDVEPYTVVGGNPARVLKKRFDDEFVNILLKLKWWNFDKERLIKFLPVLCDEDIENVKLKLKKELKK, encoded by the coding sequence ATGAATATAAAAGAAAAAAGAAGAAAAATAATACCTGATCCAAATGAGATTTTTCCATGTGAATATAAGAACATGTGCTATATCAAAAATGAGGTGAAGGCATCTAATATAGAAATAGGAGATTATACATACTATTCTGATGAAAATGATTCTGTAAATTTTGAAAAAAACAATATACTTTTTAATTATCCAGAGTTTGGAGATAAACTAATTATTGGAAAATTTTGCTCAATAGCTCAAGGAACAAAAATAATTATGGGATCAGCAAATCACAGAATAACAAGTATAAGTACATACCCTTTTAATGTATTTGGAGGTATATGGGAAGAAAAGACTCCTTCTCATCTATCACAGCTTCCATTTAAAGGAGATACCATAATAGGCAATGATGTGTGGTTAGGAAGAGAAAGTGTTATTATGCCAGGAGTAAAAATTGGAGATGGGGCAATAATTGCTGCTTATTCAGTAGTGGCAAAGGATGTAGAACCGTATACTGTTGTAGGAGGAAATCCTGCAAGGGTATTGAAAAAAAGATTTGATGATGAATTTGTTAATATTCTATTAAAATTAAAATGGTGGAATTTCGATAAAGAAAGGTTGATAAAATTTCTTCCTGTATTATGTGATGAGGATATAGAAAATGTAAAATTAAAATTGAAAAAAGAATTGAAGAAATAA
- a CDS encoding glycosyltransferase family 9 protein — protein sequence MKILIVRFKQIGDSILSSVICNTLKKSFPKAEIDYVVYEHIVPLFENHPYIDNIIPITKEEQKNPFKYLAKVWKVTRKKYDIVIDIMSTPKSEFFTLFSLGSKYRIGRKKEYRGITYTHKISEPLNSKDKVDKFLKMLVPLEEKYKIIYDNNYTTHITEDEKEYMKNKMLKAGIDFKKPIFICAATSRRPEKIYPIIKMEKTINKVVEEFNAQVILFYSPDEKNFIKNLHKQLNSKNIFANIETKSIRELAALISNCDMFFGNEGGPRHIAQSLDIPSFAIFSPKSSKKEWLGNFNEKHQGVEPKDIYPDCSSLSYKDSYLLIQPDYILSKIKEIYSQFIENKEEEKNEKSSIYTNNRYV from the coding sequence ATGAAAATACTTATAGTACGTTTTAAACAAATTGGAGACTCTATTTTAAGCTCTGTTATATGTAATACTCTCAAAAAAAGTTTTCCAAAAGCTGAAATTGATTATGTAGTGTATGAGCATATTGTTCCTCTATTTGAAAATCACCCATATATTGATAATATTATTCCCATAACAAAAGAGGAACAAAAAAATCCTTTCAAATATTTAGCTAAAGTCTGGAAAGTAACAAGAAAAAAATATGATATAGTTATTGATATTATGTCTACTCCTAAAAGTGAATTTTTCACTCTCTTTTCATTAGGAAGCAAATATAGAATAGGAAGAAAAAAAGAATACAGAGGGATAACATATACTCATAAAATTTCAGAACCTTTAAACTCAAAAGATAAGGTTGATAAATTTTTAAAAATGCTAGTTCCATTAGAAGAGAAATATAAAATAATATATGATAATAACTACACTACTCATATAACTGAAGACGAAAAAGAATATATGAAAAATAAAATGCTGAAAGCTGGAATAGATTTTAAAAAGCCTATCTTCATTTGTGCTGCCACTTCAAGAAGGCCAGAAAAAATTTATCCTATTATAAAAATGGAAAAGACTATAAATAAAGTTGTTGAAGAATTTAATGCCCAAGTAATATTGTTTTACTCTCCAGATGAAAAGAATTTCATTAAAAATCTTCATAAACAACTTAATAGCAAAAATATTTTTGCAAATATAGAAACGAAATCAATAAGAGAGTTAGCTGCACTTATTTCAAATTGTGATATGTTTTTTGGAAATGAAGGGGGTCCTAGACATATAGCTCAAAGTCTAGATATTCCAAGCTTTGCTATTTTTAGCCCTAAGAGCAGTAAAAAGGAATGGCTTGGAAACTTTAACGAAAAGCATCAAGGGGTAGAGCCTAAAGATATTTATCCTGATTGCAGTTCATTAAGCTATAAAGATTCCTATTTATTAATTCAGCCAGATTATATTCTTAGCAAAATAAAAGAAATTTATTCTCAGTTTATAGAAAACAAGGAGGAAGAAAAAAATGAAAAATCTTCTATTTATACTAATAATAGGTATGTATAG
- a CDS encoding nitrite/sulfite reductase, producing the protein MNKQDEILKLEISKLREAGHKFVNKEISVGDFKGISGGMGVYAQRGGQDFMIRFRTNSGLMSIDHLELIKNFTEKYEIEDIHFTTRQAIQLHHLKIDDICDIMETALEHKLYTRGGGGNYPRNVAISPMSGVEKGEIFDVTEFALKISEYFMNRITEYKLPRKLKVALSSSDRDAAGATINDLGFIAAQENGEPFFRMYLAGGLGNNPGISIPYDKKVAPKEILYYIEAMINLFIAEGDYNNRAKARTRYIPRRMGIAEFLAAYEKHLIKVKEEKNLDLDIKAVLSETQEEYSHNLEENLSLVHQRQDGLYTVIIHPLNGQISSKDFEKVAVFIKENKNAEARLSMTESMYVRNLNEEQAKVLLEITDKFRQKTKIQQSMSCVGIPTCQIGIEQSQTLVKNILEYIQKNNISEENLPSVYVSGCQNSCGRHQVGDMGFAGGKKRVGDKIEDVFDIYIGGMVSREKTILGTKLGTMLMSQIPEFIGELAIELEKSNMDYRKYITEKNENFMELVKKYLV; encoded by the coding sequence GTGAATAAACAAGATGAAATATTAAAATTAGAAATAAGTAAATTACGTGAAGCAGGACACAAATTTGTAAATAAAGAGATCTCTGTAGGGGATTTTAAAGGAATATCTGGTGGAATGGGAGTATATGCCCAACGTGGTGGACAGGACTTTATGATAAGGTTTAGAACAAACTCTGGCTTGATGTCAATAGATCATCTTGAGTTAATAAAAAACTTTACTGAAAAATATGAAATAGAAGATATTCATTTTACTACAAGACAAGCAATACAACTGCATCATTTAAAAATAGATGACATATGTGATATTATGGAAACAGCTTTGGAACACAAACTATATACTCGTGGTGGTGGAGGGAATTATCCTAGAAATGTAGCTATTTCTCCAATGTCAGGAGTAGAAAAGGGAGAAATATTTGATGTAACAGAATTTGCTTTGAAGATAAGTGAATATTTTATGAATAGAATAACAGAATACAAACTTCCAAGAAAATTGAAGGTAGCTCTGTCATCAAGTGATAGAGATGCTGCTGGAGCAACAATTAATGATCTAGGATTTATAGCCGCACAAGAAAATGGAGAACCATTCTTTAGAATGTATTTGGCAGGGGGACTTGGAAATAATCCAGGAATATCAATACCTTATGACAAAAAAGTAGCTCCTAAAGAAATACTTTATTATATAGAAGCAATGATAAATCTTTTTATAGCAGAAGGAGATTACAATAATAGAGCAAAAGCAAGAACAAGATATATTCCAAGAAGAATGGGAATAGCTGAATTTTTAGCAGCTTATGAAAAACATTTGATAAAAGTAAAAGAGGAAAAAAATCTTGATTTAGATATAAAAGCTGTATTATCAGAGACTCAAGAAGAGTACTCTCACAATTTGGAAGAAAATCTTTCATTGGTGCATCAAAGACAGGATGGATTATATACAGTAATTATTCATCCCTTAAATGGACAGATTTCATCAAAGGATTTTGAGAAAGTAGCAGTATTTATAAAAGAAAATAAAAATGCAGAAGCTAGATTGAGTATGACTGAAAGTATGTATGTGAGAAATCTTAATGAGGAGCAAGCTAAAGTTCTTTTAGAAATTACAGATAAATTTAGACAAAAAACAAAAATACAACAAAGTATGAGTTGTGTGGGAATTCCTACTTGCCAGATAGGAATAGAACAAAGCCAAACTTTAGTTAAAAATATTCTTGAATATATTCAAAAAAATAATATTTCTGAAGAAAATCTTCCATCAGTATATGTTTCAGGATGTCAAAATTCATGTGGAAGACATCAAGTTGGAGATATGGGATTTGCAGGAGGAAAGAAAAGAGTAGGAGATAAAATTGAAGATGTTTTTGATATCTATATTGGAGGTATGGTAAGCAGAGAAAAAACAATATTAGGAACAAAACTTGGGACTATGCTTATGAGTCAGATACCAGAGTTTATAGGAGAACTTGCAATAGAACTTGAAAAAAGTAATATGGATTATAGAAAATATATAACTGAAAAAAATGAGAATTTTATGGAGCTAGTGAAAAAATATTTAGTATAA
- a CDS encoding response regulator transcription factor translates to MILIVEDTAHIRKLIKAVLKDENIEIEEAVTGEEAIDKIQQGKKYELILMDIMLPKIDGISTTQKIREITETPVIFLTALSDEKNQIIAYESGADGYITKPFSKEILKSIVRRYVFKSGVIKKYGDLEINKKSGKVLLNKEEITLTIKERDILFYLEENKGIVKTREQIISGVWGYDFIGTDRTVDKHLTRLREKLNSCSKYIKTVKAIGYKFEE, encoded by the coding sequence ATGATACTGATAGTAGAAGATACTGCACATATAAGAAAGTTAATAAAAGCAGTCCTAAAAGATGAAAACATAGAAATTGAAGAAGCTGTTACTGGGGAGGAAGCAATTGATAAAATTCAACAGGGAAAAAAATATGAACTCATTCTTATGGATATAATGCTTCCTAAAATAGATGGCATCAGTACAACTCAAAAAATAAGAGAAATAACAGAAACTCCAGTAATCTTTTTAACTGCACTCTCAGATGAAAAAAATCAGATTATTGCCTATGAATCTGGAGCTGATGGATATATAACCAAACCTTTCTCTAAAGAAATATTAAAATCTATTGTTAGAAGATATGTCTTTAAAAGCGGTGTAATAAAAAAATATGGAGATTTAGAAATAAATAAAAAAAGTGGAAAGGTTCTATTGAATAAAGAAGAAATAACTTTAACTATAAAAGAAAGAGATATCCTATTTTATCTGGAAGAAAATAAAGGTATAGTGAAAACCAGAGAACAGATAATTTCAGGGGTATGGGGTTATGATTTCATCGGAACAGATCGTACTGTGGACAAGCATTTAACAAGATTAAGAGAAAAATTAAACAGCTGTTCTAAATATATAAAAACTGTAAAGGCTATTGGTTATAAATTTGAGGAGTAA
- the pflA gene encoding pyruvate formate-lyase-activating protein: protein MSKIGNIHSYESFGTVDGPGIRFVLFLQGCPLRCKFCHNPDTWNMSEEKIKEEATETFEKVRKYKGYFGKKGGLTVTGGEPLLQADFVLELFKLCKEDGINTVVDTSGYIFNEKVKEVLEYTDLVLLDIKAIDEKVYKELTGVELENTLKFAQYLKEKGKKVWIRHVVVPRITDDDKLLNRLAEYVSALGNVEKVELLPYHRLGEFKYKELGMKYALEGVEELSKERLENAISIFKKYNLKVN, encoded by the coding sequence ATGAGTAAGATTGGAAATATACATTCATATGAAAGCTTTGGTACAGTAGATGGTCCTGGAATAAGATTTGTACTTTTCCTCCAAGGGTGTCCCTTGAGATGTAAATTTTGTCACAACCCTGATACATGGAATATGTCAGAAGAAAAAATAAAAGAGGAAGCAACAGAAACTTTTGAAAAAGTAAGAAAATATAAGGGATATTTCGGAAAAAAAGGTGGGCTTACAGTAACTGGAGGGGAACCCCTTCTTCAGGCTGATTTTGTTCTTGAACTTTTTAAATTATGTAAAGAAGATGGAATAAATACTGTGGTGGATACTTCAGGATATATATTTAATGAAAAAGTAAAAGAGGTATTGGAGTATACTGACTTAGTACTTTTAGATATAAAAGCTATTGATGAAAAAGTATATAAAGAGCTCACAGGGGTAGAACTGGAAAATACATTGAAATTTGCCCAGTATTTGAAGGAGAAAGGGAAAAAAGTCTGGATAAGACATGTAGTAGTTCCTAGAATTACAGATGATGATAAACTTTTAAATAGATTAGCTGAATATGTATCCGCTTTAGGTAATGTAGAAAAAGTTGAATTGCTTCCATATCATAGACTTGGAGAGTTTAAATATAAAGAACTGGGAATGAAATATGCTCTGGAAGGGGTAGAGGAACTTTCTAAAGAAAGATTGGAAAATGCGATCTCTATCTTTAAAAAATATAATTTGAAAGTTAATTAG
- the tsaD gene encoding tRNA (adenosine(37)-N6)-threonylcarbamoyltransferase complex transferase subunit TsaD, with the protein MIILGIESSCDETSIAILRDGKDILTNKISSQIEIHKEYGGVVPEIASRQHIKNIAAILDEALEEAKITLDDVDYIAVTYAPGLIGALLVGVSFAKGLSYAHNIPIIPVHHIKGHMYANFLEHDIELPCIALVVSGGHTNIVYMDENHKFINMGGTLDDAVGESCDKVARVLGLGYPGGPIVDKMYYQGDRNFLHITEPKVGEYDFSFSGIKTAVINFVNKMNMKNEEFKKEDLAASFLGKVVDILCKKTLKAAKDKNVKTIILAGGVAANSLLRSQLTEQGARLGIKVYYPSMKLCTDNAAMIAEAAYFKLKCAEKKEDCFAGLELNGIATLDVTKDLY; encoded by the coding sequence ATGATAATTTTAGGAATAGAGAGTTCTTGTGACGAAACTTCGATAGCTATATTAAGAGATGGAAAAGATATATTAACTAATAAGATATCTTCTCAAATAGAGATACATAAAGAATATGGAGGAGTAGTACCTGAAATAGCTTCAAGACAGCATATAAAAAATATTGCTGCCATATTAGATGAGGCATTAGAAGAAGCAAAAATAACTCTTGATGATGTTGATTATATAGCAGTAACTTATGCACCAGGCTTGATAGGAGCCCTTTTAGTAGGGGTATCTTTTGCAAAGGGGCTTTCTTATGCCCATAATATTCCAATCATACCAGTACACCATATAAAAGGGCATATGTATGCTAATTTTTTAGAGCATGATATAGAGCTTCCATGTATAGCTCTTGTTGTATCTGGAGGTCATACTAATATAGTGTATATGGATGAAAATCATAAATTTATAAATATGGGTGGAACTCTTGATGACGCAGTAGGAGAAAGCTGTGACAAAGTGGCAAGAGTACTTGGATTGGGATATCCAGGAGGACCAATTGTAGATAAAATGTATTACCAAGGAGACAGAAATTTTCTTCATATAACTGAACCAAAAGTAGGAGAATATGATTTTAGTTTTTCAGGAATAAAAACTGCTGTTATCAACTTTGTAAATAAGATGAATATGAAAAATGAAGAGTTTAAAAAAGAAGATCTTGCAGCTTCATTTTTAGGAAAAGTAGTAGATATTCTTTGTAAAAAAACTTTAAAAGCAGCTAAAGATAAGAATGTTAAGACTATAATACTTGCAGGTGGAGTTGCAGCAAATTCTCTATTGAGAAGTCAACTCACAGAGCAGGGGGCAAGACTTGGAATAAAAGTTTATTATCCATCAATGAAGCTTTGTACAGATAATGCAGCTATGATAGCAGAGGCAGCATACTTTAAACTTAAATGTGCTGAGAAAAAAGAGGACTGCTTTGCAGGGCTTGAGCTAAATGGAATAGCAACATTAGATGTAACTAAAGATTTATATTAA
- a CDS encoding HAMP domain-containing sensor histidine kinase: MKIKNKLILTLSLILMILLAAEVILGEFYFEKYFRYSKMKELENINFIVNNKINYDLLKKYQEDNKGFALIIKDNEILTLNNFFHLTSIDEKTGDKKVFLLDELLDNLYSEEKFDIKEEDSLAITSIQILGNYYIPLTIKKGKEDFIDYKNIHRNLNVENFQGVVKEVGIPNTIFSQADDFLEFLIAKNINEVITDDYIDDDGDDEFRIINKMIEDYRVIIFYSYEDMKDIFPTIKSYFYFKGIIMIIIVIIIGRILGKNIVDPIEKLSLMAKNIGKLNFEKKGYRKSKDEIEELYKEIYRMSDNLEGIINLYKKELEENKNIKKNIEEKVRYFTHEIKTPLSAIIGFSELLYERDKSEEIEIINTEGKRLLKLTNELIKNDNFNNENYMKFETFNLSQTLQMILKIYEKELKNFIVHINYHENIRVIGNKNKIEQVIFNFLTNSIQHAEKEMTISVEEFKKEVKINIENDGKKIKKENLNKIWKKYFTTKKNGTGLGLYVCKEILDAHSSKYNIENTSAGVRATFTLKKYTNET; the protein is encoded by the coding sequence ATGAAAATAAAAAATAAATTAATTTTAACTCTATCTCTTATCCTTATGATTTTATTAGCAGCAGAAGTTATTTTAGGAGAATTTTATTTTGAAAAATATTTTAGATACAGCAAGATGAAAGAATTAGAAAATATAAATTTTATTGTAAATAATAAAATAAACTATGATCTTTTAAAGAAATATCAAGAAGATAATAAAGGATTTGCATTGATAATAAAAGATAATGAAATTCTTACACTAAATAATTTTTTTCATTTAACTTCAATTGATGAAAAAACTGGTGATAAAAAAGTCTTTTTATTAGATGAATTATTGGATAATCTCTATTCTGAAGAAAAATTTGATATAAAAGAGGAAGATAGTCTAGCTATAACCAGTATTCAAATTTTGGGGAATTACTATATTCCTCTAACTATAAAAAAAGGAAAAGAGGATTTTATAGATTACAAAAATATACATAGAAATCTTAATGTAGAAAATTTTCAAGGAGTTGTAAAAGAAGTTGGCATTCCTAACACTATTTTTTCTCAAGCAGATGATTTCCTAGAATTTTTAATAGCCAAAAATATTAACGAGGTTATAACTGATGACTATATTGATGATGATGGTGATGATGAATTTAGAATAATAAATAAAATGATTGAAGACTATAGAGTTATAATTTTTTATTCTTATGAGGATATGAAGGATATCTTTCCTACTATAAAATCTTATTTTTATTTTAAAGGTATCATTATGATAATTATCGTTATTATTATAGGGAGAATTCTTGGAAAAAATATAGTTGACCCTATTGAAAAGCTTTCATTAATGGCTAAAAATATAGGTAAACTAAATTTTGAAAAGAAAGGTTATCGAAAAAGTAAAGATGAAATTGAGGAACTATATAAAGAGATATACAGAATGAGTGATAATCTTGAAGGTATAATTAATCTCTATAAAAAAGAATTAGAAGAAAATAAAAATATCAAAAAAAATATTGAAGAAAAAGTAAGGTATTTTACTCATGAAATAAAAACTCCTTTATCCGCTATTATTGGCTTTAGTGAACTGCTCTATGAAAGGGATAAAAGTGAAGAAATAGAAATAATAAATACTGAAGGAAAAAGATTATTAAAGTTGACTAATGAGCTTATTAAAAATGATAACTTTAATAATGAAAATTATATGAAATTTGAAACTTTTAATCTTTCCCAAACTCTACAGATGATATTAAAAATATATGAAAAAGAATTGAAAAACTTTATTGTCCATATAAATTACCATGAAAATATAAGAGTAATAGGAAATAAAAATAAAATAGAACAAGTTATCTTTAATTTTTTAACCAATAGTATCCAACATGCAGAAAAAGAAATGACTATATCTGTAGAAGAATTTAAAAAAGAAGTAAAAATAAATATTGAAAATGATGGAAAAAAAATAAAAAAAGAAAATTTAAATAAAATATGGAAAAAATATTTTACAACAAAGAAAAATGGAACTGGCTTAGGATTGTATGTATGCAAAGAAATTTTAGATGCTCATTCTTCCAAATATAATATAGAAAATACTTCAGCCGGAGTTAGAGCAACTTTCACTTTAAAAAAATATACTAATGAGACATAG